Genomic segment of Coffea eugenioides isolate CCC68of unplaced genomic scaffold, Ceug_1.0 ScVebR1_3296;HRSCAF=4489, whole genome shotgun sequence:
TtagcaacaacaacaataactAACTGGAGCTGGTGAGCAAAACAGTGAATATACATCGCATAGGGATTTTCTTGTAATATAAGGGCCTTCAAACCATTGAACTCACCTCGCATATTTGAAGCTCCATCATATCCTTGACCTCTCAATTTGGATAATGATAATCCGTGTTGCGCGAATAAAGAATCAATTGCATCTTTCAAAAAAAGAGATGTGGTGTCAGACACATGTACAATTGCAAGGAAACGTTCAATCACACGCCCTTCTTTGTTCACATATCTCAAAACAACTCCCATTTGCTCTTTCACTGAACTGTCTCGAGACTCATCAACTATTAGGGAAAAATAATTGTCTCCAATATCACTGATTATAACACTTGTGATCTCTGAGGCACAAGCATGTGCCATATCTTTTTGAATCATTGGAGAAGTTAGTTGATTATTTGCAGGAGCATTTTGATTTACAACCTCAAAAATCTCAGTATTTCGCTGGCTATACCACTcaaacaattcaagaaaattgcCTCTATTTGAAGAACTAGTTGACTCATCATTTCCACGAAAAGCCAATCCTTGCTTCAAAAGAAAGCGGGTCACATCCAGAGCAGCAGTTAAACGGGTGCGATATGCAATATCTATTTCGCGCCCACAAGATCGTAGCACATTTGACACACTATGCCTTTGATCTTGAAAACTTTCAAACTGTATTCTAGCATCATTATGGCAACTATTCACAGCTCCAATATGTTCATTAAATCTTTCCATTGCCTTTTTCCAATTATTGAATCCCGTTTTTGTAAAGGCATCCTCTGCATATCGACCTCCcttattttgtgttttgaaaAGAAAGCACCAAAAGCAAAACGCCGCATCTTTCGATATGCTATACTCTAACCATACAAACTTTTGATACCAACTATCTTGGAAACTTCTATGTTGTTTACCAAATGATGTTTTTGGATACATATGGCCAATCGGTTGGCAAGGTCCCCTAGTCAAATACTCTCTTCGGACATGGTCTCGAAGAGAAATATCAAATTTCTCAACTGATTTTCGTAATCTCGGATCACTAACAATATCATTTAAATTCAATTCCACACAAGATTGATTTTGAACTGGTTCACTAATATTAGGCTCATTTGAAGATTCACCACTACGGACTCGTTTAGGTTTAAAGAATCTCTCCATTTTCTGTCACAATTAAATAATTGTggttaaattcaataaaattatgcaattcaataatcaattaatttaaaattcatataaatAATTCTTTAATTTAATAATAAATTCATATTACTTATATTTCTCAATTTATAAAATTCATTatataaaattatcaaaaagttaaaataaggtACAACTAAATACCCATATAATCTCTAATTCAATctcataaaattttgaatttatatttacattcaaaatttctaattcacataattaattcttaaaatttcaaatataaaactaacaaaattttaaaaactaaataCAACCTAAAATCTATACAATttctaaactaatttctaatttaaatttaatatcattaaattttttaatgtaaTCTTTCAAATTCTTAAATTACATTAACgtaaactaaataaaaattaatcttaatcaaattaatatcaagatactcaaaattcaaaaataatttaaacatataattaacaaaaatataaagatgaatattgtaatttaaaccaaaaaacTAACCTAAAAGATTTATGTGAATGGAATGGTGGAGAGTTGGAGTCTTGGAGCCTTGAATTGAAGGCTTGAAGCAGGATGGTAGAATCTCAACTGAAgcttcttggagttcttggagcCTGGCGTCTTCTTCTTGGAGTTGGAGTCTTGTTTGCCCTTTGGCACTGGCGGCGTGCTTTTGCATCAGATGAAGCCCTAAGGCTTCATctgatgtattttttttttcccctcattatacAAAACGACGCCGTTCCACTAAAAGtgaaacgacgtcgttttgtatttagagggcaaaaaaaaaaatttcaaaatgaaatggGTCATCTTCTTCCTCAGCAGTCAGCACGGCAGCGGCTTTCCAGCTCTTCTTCACTTCCTCTGCAGCATTCATGGAGCCATGGAGGATGGTAGATCTGGATCACCGTGGGGGGGCTGGGCTGGGCTGGGCTGGCCGCCGGaatcccctatatatagggggttttccggcggcttgggggggggcttaagcccccccttaaatccgtggctgccagggacggagccagaaatttatttttgggggggctgaagtgtattaaaaatttttttttatgacgaaataaatatatttaataagtaaaatttagaatcaataattataaaaataataaaaacatataattatacatacccaaaaatttgttattgattAACACTTGAAGTATTGGTAGTTGTTGCACTCGAATAACGAAGAGGAGGCAATTGCATTCTGCGAGTCTTCATCCGTTGAAAACGCTGCAATATTTGCTCATTTTCAATTGTTGCAAAAATATCCTTCTCGATGTATACAACCAGACAGTCATTCATCCACTCGTCTCCCATTTTGTTGCGCAAATCAGTCTTGACAATATTCATTGCAGAAAATACTCTTTCAACAGAAGCAGTCGCAACTGGTAGAACTAATGCCAACTGGATCAGACGATAAACCAATGGAAAAACTGTATTTTTACCAGTTTTAACCATTTGTTGAGCAAGACTTCCCAAATCTCCAACTTCTGAAAATTGAGGATCGCGTTGCacattataaatataatttcgAAGTTGAGACTCAAGATATAAATAATCGTTACTTGAGAAGTCTTCAGGATATAAATCAGCAAGACGGAGTAGTTTCTGCACATTGAATTGAGAGAAAGAACTTTTTGGATCAAGACATGCAATGCAACTAAGCAATTCCGTGCTAACTTCCGAGAAACGATTATTCATCTCTTGTATAATTAAATCAACAACCTGACATCACAACAATGATAAAATTAATAACTAAGAAAATCTGCTAACAAGTAACAAATGTaatgaaataataatttcaaaaataataccTCACAAAAAATTTCCACGCGATAATGATGAAAATTAGTGATGGTTTGACCTCTGCGACTGCGCCTGGCATTGCCACGGATTGCTATACTGTCTTCCATATCAATCACGGGAATCATATTCAACTCACAAAAATTGTTGACTTCATCTAAAATTATTTGCCATCCCTCTTCCCTAAAGTCTTGCAATTGAGATTTCATAGTATCAATCAAACTCATGGCTTGGACAATATTTTGATCCCTTTGTTGCAAAACAAGTGACAAGTCATTTGTGATTCCCAATAAATACTTCATCAGGTGCAATGCAAAAACAAACTCATAATCATTCATTCTATCAATCAAACCCCTGGCCATACCTCTATTGTCAGAAGTGGTGGCATCATCTTGTATATTTCCCAATATTCCAATCACCGAGGCCCACATAGAGGATAGACGAAGTAATGTTAGATAGTGTGATCCCCAACGAGTATCCCCTGGTCTTGCTAAactagtttcttgatttttgccTTTTCCACTAATAATATCTCCACTGTCTAAAAGTGTAACAATCTTATCATGTTCTATTTGTCTTAATTGATCTCTCCTTTTACATGATGCTCCAGTTAAATTGACAATCATAGAGACATAGACAAAGAATTCACTGACAATGATATTTCCCTtagcaacaacaacaataactAACTGGAGCTGGTGAGCAAAACAGTGAATATACATCGCATAGGGATTTTCTTGTAATATAAGGGCCTTCAAACCATTGAACTCACCTCGCATATTTGAAGCTCCATCATATCCTTGACCTCTCAATTTGGATAATGATAATCCGTGTTGCGCGAATAAAGAATCAATTGCATCTTTCAAAAAATGAGATGTGGTGTCAGACACGTGTACAATTGCAAGGAAACGTTCAATCACACGCCCTTCTTTGTTCACATATCTCAAAACAACTCCCATTTGCTCTTTCACTGAACTGTCTCGAGACTCATCAACTATTAGGGAAAAATAATTGTCTCCAATATCACTGATTATAACACTTGTGATCTCTGAGGCACAAGCATGTGCCATATCTTTTTGAATCATTGGAGAAGTTAGTTGATTATTTGCAGGAGCATTTTGATTTACAACCTCAAAAATCTCAGTATTTCGCTGGCTATACCACTcaaacaattcaagaaaattgcCTCTATTTGAAGAACTAGTTGACTCATCATTTCCACGAAAAGCCAATCCTTGCTTCAAAAGAAAGCGGGTCACATCCAGAGCAGCAGTTAAACGGGTGCGATATGCAATATCTATTTCGCGCCCACAAGATCGTAGCACATTTGACACACTATGCCTTTGATCTTGAAAACTTTCAAACTGTATTCTAGCATCATTATGGCAACTATTCACAGCTCCAATATGTTCATTAAATCTTTCCATTGCCTTTTTCCAATTATTGAATCCCGTTTTTGTAAAGGCATCCTCTGCATATCGACCTCCcttattttgtgttttgaaaAGAAAGCACCAAAAGCAAAACGCCGCATCTTTCGATATGCTATACTCTAACCATACAAACTTTTGATACCAACTATCTTGGAAACTTCTATGTTGTTTACCAAATGATGTTTTTGGATACATATGGCCAATCGGTTGGCAAGGTCCCCTAGTCAAATACTCTCTTCGGACATGGTCTCGAAGAGAAATATCAAATTTCTCAACTGATTTTCGTAATCTCGGATCACTAACAATATCATTTAAATTCAATTCCACACAAGATTGATTTTGAACTGGTTCACTAATATTAGGCTCATTTGAAGATTCACCACTACGGACTCGTTTAGGTTTAAAGAATCTCTCCATTTTCTGTCACAATTAAATAATTGTggttaaattcaataaaattatgcaattcaataatcaattaatttaaaattcatataaatAATTCTTTAATTTAATAATAAATTCATATTACTTATATTTCTCAATTTATAAAATTCATTatataaaattatcaaaaagttaaaataaggtACAACTAAATACCCATATAATCTCTAATTCAATctcataaaattttgaatttatatttacattcaaaatttctaattcacataattaattcttaaaatttcaaatataaaactaacaaaattttaaaaactaaataCAACCTAAAATCTATACAATttctaaactaatttctaatttaaatttaatatcattaaattttttaatgtaaTCTTTCAAATTCTTAAATTACATTAacataaactaaataaaaattaatcttaatcaaattaatatcaagatactcaaaattcaaaaataatttaaacatataattaacaaaaatataaagatgaatattgtaatttaaaccaaaaaacTAACCTAAAAGATTTATGTGAATGGAATGGTGGAGAGTTGGAGTCTTGGAGCCTTGAATTGAAGGCTTGAAGCAGGATGGTAGAATCTCAACTGAAgcttcttggagttcttggagcCTGGCGTCTTCTTCTTGGAGTTGGAGTCTTGTTTGCCCTTTGGCACTGGCGGCGTGCTTTTGCATCAGATGAAGCCCTAAGGCTTCATctgatgtattttttttttcccctcattatacAAAACGACGCCGTTCCACTAAAAGtgaaacgacgtcgttttgtatttagagggcaaaaaaaaaaatttcaaaatgaaatggGTCATCTTCTTCCTCAACAGTCAGCACGGCAGCGGCTTTCCAGCTCTTCTTCACTTCCTCTGCAGCATTCATGGAGCCATGGAGGATGGTAGATCTGGATCACCGTGGGGGGGCTGGGCTGGCCGCCGGaatcccctatatatagggggttttccggcggcttgggggggggcttaagcccccccttaaatccgtggctgccagggacggagccagaaatttatttttgggggggctgaagtgtattaaaaatttttttttatgacgaaataaatatatttaataagtaaaatttagaatcaataattataaaaataataaaaacatataattatacatacccaaaaatttgttattgattAACACTTGAAGTATTGGTAGTTGTTGCCCTCGAATAACGAAGAGGAGGCAATTGCATTCTGCGAGTCTTCATCCGTTGAAAACGCTGCAATATTTGCTCATTTTCAATTGTTGCAAAAATATCCTTCTCGATGTATACAACCAGACAGTCATTCATCCACTCGTCTCCCATTTTGTTGCGCAAATCAGTCTTGACAATATTCATTGCAGAAAATACTCTTTCAACAGAAGCAGTCGCAACTGGTAGAACTAATGCCAACTGGATCAGACGATAAACCAATGGAAAAACTGTATTTTTACCAGTTTTAACCATTTGTTGAGCAAGACTTCCCAAATCTCCAACTTCTGAAAATTGAGGATCGCGTTGCacattataaatataatttcgAAGTTGAGACTCAAGATATAAATAATCGTTACTTGAGAAGTCTTCAGGATATAAATCAGCAAGACGGAGTAGTTTCTGCACATTGAATTGAGAGAAAGAACTTTTTGGATCAAGACATGCAATGCAACTAAGCAATTCCGTGCTAACTTCCGAGAAACGATTATTCATCTCTTGTATAATTAAATCAACAACCTGACATCACAACAATGATAAAATTAATAACTAAGAAAATCTGCTAACAAGTAACAAATGTaatgaaataataatttcaaaaataataccTCACAAAAAATTTCCACGCGATAATGATGAAAATTAGTGATGGTTTGACCTCTGCGACTGCGCCTGGCATTGCCACGGATTGCTATACTGTCTTCCATATCAATCACGGGAATCATATTCAACTCACAAAAATTGTTGACTTCATCTAAAATTATTTGCCATCCCTCTTCCCTAAAGTCTTGCAATTGAGATTTCATAGTATCAATCAAACTCATGGCTTGGACAATATTTTGATCCCTTTGTTGCAAAACAAGTGACAAGTCATTTGTGATTCCCAATAAATACTTCATCAGGTGCAATGCAAAAACAAACTCATAATCATTCATTCTATCAATCAAACCCCTGGCCATACCTCTATTGTCAGAAGTGGTGGCATCATCTTGTATATTTCCCAATATTCCAATCACCGAAGCCCACATAGAGGATAGACGAAGTAATGTTAGATAGTGTGATCCCCAACGAGTATCCCCTGGTCTTGCTAAactagtttcttgatttttgccTTTTCCACTAATAATATCTCCACTGTCTAAAAGTGTAACAATCTTATCATGTTCTATTTGTCTTAATTGATCTCTCCTTTTACATGATGCTCCAGTTAAATTGACAATCATAGAGACATAGACAAAGAATTCACTGACAATGATATTTCCCTTAGCAACAGCAACAATAACTAACTGGAGTTGGTGAGCAAAACAGTGAATAAACATCGCATAGGGATTTTCTTGTAATATAAGGGCCTTCAAACCATTGAACTCACCTCGCATATTTGAAGCTCCATCATATCCTTGACCTCTCAATTTGGATAATGATAATCCGTGTTGCGCGAATAAAGAATCACTTGCATCTTTCAAAAAAAGTGATGTGGTGTCAGACACATGTACAATTGCAAGGAAACGTTCAATCACACGCCCTTCTTTGTTCACATATCTCAAAACAACTCCCATTTGCTCTTTCACTGAACTGTCTCGAGACTCATCAACTATTAGGGAAAAATAATTGTCTCCAATATCACTGATTATAACACTTGTGATCTCTGAGGCACAAGCATGTGCCATATCTTTTTGAATCATTGGAGAAGTTAGTTGATTATTTGCAGGAGCATTTTGATTTACAACCTCAAAAATCTCAGTATTTCGCTGGCTATACCACTcaaacaattcaagaaaattgcCTCTATTTGAAGAACTAGTTGACTCATCATTTCCACGAAAAGCCAATCCTTGCTTCAAAAGAAAGCGGGTCACATCCAGAGCAGCAGTTAAACGGGTGTGATATGCAATATCTATTTCGCGCCCACAAGATCGTAGCACATTTGACACACTATGCCTTTGATCTTGAAAACTTTCAAACTGTATTCTAGCATCATTATGGCAACTATTCACAGCTCCAATATGTTCATTAAATCTTTCCATTGCCTTTTTCCAATTATTGAATCCCGTTTTTGTAAAGGCATCCTCTGCATATCGACCTCCcttattttgtgttttgaaaAGAAAGCACCAAAAGCAAAACGCCGCATCTTTCGATATGCTATACTCTAACCATACAAACTTTTGATACCAACTATCTTGGAAACTTCTATGTTGTTTACCAAATGATGTTTTTGGATACATATGGCCAATCGGTTGGCAAGGTCCCCTAGTCAAATACTCTCTTCGGACATGGTCTCGAAGAGAAATATCAAATTTCTCAACTGATTTTCGTAATCTCGGATCACTAACAATATCATTTAAATTCAATTCCACACAAGATTGATTTTGAACTGGTTCACTAATATTAGGCTCATTTGAAGATTCACCACTACGGACTCGTTTAGGTTTAAAGAATCTCTCCATTTTCTGTCACAATTAAATAATTGTggttaaattcaataaaattatgcaattcaataatcaattaatttaaaattcatataaatAATTCTTTAATTTAATAATAAATTCATATTACTTATATTTCTCAATTTATAAAATTCATTatataaaattatcaaaaagttaaaataaggtACAACTAAATACCCATATAATCTCTAATTCAATctcataaaattttgaatttatatttacattcaaaatttctaattcacataattaattcttaaaatttcaaatataaaactaacaaaattttaaaaactaaataCAACCTAAAATCTATACAATttctaaactaatttctaatttaaatttaatatcattaaattttttaatgtaaTCTTTCAAATTCTTAAATTACATTAacataaactaaataaaaattaatcttaatcaaattaatatcaagatactcaaaattcaaaaataatttaaacatataattaacaaaaatataaagatgaatattgtaatttaaaccaaaaaacTAACCTAAAAGATTTATGTGAATGGAATGGTGGAGAGTTGGAGTCTTGGAGCCTTGAATTGAAGGCTTGAAGCAGGATGGTAGAATCTCAACTGAAgcttcttggagttcttggagcCTGGCGTCTTCTTCTTGGAGTTGGAGTCTTGTTTGCCCTTTGGCACTGGCGGCGTGCTTTTGCATCAGAAAAAGtgaaacgacgtcgttttgtatttagagggcaaaaaaaaaaattcaaaatgaaatgGGTCATCTTCTTCCTCAGCAGTCAGCACGGCAGCGGCTTTCCAGCTCTTTTTCACTTCCTCTGCAGCATTCATGGAGCCATGGAGGATGGTAGATCTGGATCACCGTGGGGGGGCTGGGCTGGGCTGGGCTGGCCGCCGGaatcccctatatatagggggt
This window contains:
- the LOC113757770 gene encoding zinc finger MYM-type protein 1-like; this encodes MGNVPSRDRDRDRDFEPCFTVANALFLEFPAGVGFSYSNTSFDYITGDTKTDKDSYTFLVNNWLERSPEYKTRDFLIRGKAMPKMERFFKPKRVRSGESSNEPNISEPVQNQSCVELNLNDIVSDPRLRKSVEKFDISLRDHVRREYLTRGPCQPIGHMYPKTSFGKQHRSFQDSWYQKFVWLEYSISKDAAFCFWCFLFKTQNKGGRYAEDAFTKTGFNNWKKAMERFNEHIGAVNSCHNDARIQFESFQDQRHSVSNVLRSCGREIDIAYHTRLTAALDVTRFLLKQGLAFRGNDESTSSSNRGNFLELFEWYSQRNTEIFEVVNQNAPANNQLTSPMIQKDMAHACASEITSVIISDIGDNYFSLIVDESRDSSVKEQMGVVLRYVNKEGRVIERFLAIVHVSDTTSLFLKDASDSLFAQHGLSLSKLRGQGYDGASNMRGEFNGLKALILQENPYAMFIHCFAHQLQLVIVAVAKGNIIVSEFFVYVSMIVNLTGASCKRRDQLRQIEHDKIVTLLDSGDIISGKGKNQETSLARPGDTRWGSHYLTLLRLSSMWASVIGILGNIQDDATTSDNRGMARGLIDRMNDYEFVFALHLMKYLLGITNDLSLVLQQRDQNIVQAMSLIDTMKSQLQDFREEGWQIILDEVNNFCELNMIPVIDMEDSIAIRGNARRSRRGQTITNFHHYRVEIFCEVVDLIIQEMNNRFSEVSTELLSCIACLDPKSSFSQFNVQKLLRLADLYPEDFSSNDYLYLESQLRNYIYNVQRDPQFSEVGDLGSLAQQMVKTGKNTVFPLVYRLIQLALVLPVATASVERVFSAMNIVKTDLRNKMGDEWMNDCLVVYIEKDIFATIENEQILQRFQRMKTRRMQLPPLRYSRATTTNTSSVNQ
- the LOC113757771 gene encoding uncharacterized protein LOC113757771, with product MVKTGKNTVFPLVYRLIQLALVLPVATASVERVFSAMNIVKTDLRNKMGDEWMNDCLVVYIEKDIFATIENEQILQRFQRMKTRRMQLPPLRYSSATTTNTSSVNQ